The Fortiea contorta PCC 7126 genome has a segment encoding these proteins:
- a CDS encoding filamentous hemagglutinin N-terminal domain-containing protein — MKTTHWLSCWQIGLLTFTAINGFTYQTLAQSAPSNIQPDATLGAESSRILQNFQGLPVEVITGGATRGINLFHSLREFNVSEGRGAYFFSPSADIQNILARVTGTNRSEILGTLGTFGESQPNLFLINPNGILFGQNASLDVEGSFIGTTANGVKFENQGEFSATNPEAVPLLTINPSALFMNRINQSATITNQSQAFAGSNPSGGDSYGLRVPDGQSLLLVGGNILMDGGALRAYSGRVELGGLASPGTVNLLSDGNNLSLGFPENSAFSDVFLTNEASIRVEGSVGGSITINARNLDVLQGSMLSAGIGFGLGTVDSQSGDITLNAAEKIQVGQSSKIQNAVAPFATGKSGNINITTGSLSFTDGANLFTSSFGQGNAGDVTVRARDSVSLTGTNTGISSTLESGSVGKGGNININASSLLITDSAELQTLVRRALQTQPAARGDAGNVNIKVTGAVDIAGGGIFSNLEPGTVGSGGNITIDSGSFSLRNDATLSASTFGQGNAGNVTISAKNAVSLVGGDIFSTMEAGGVGKGGNININAASLSLTDGAQLLTGTRDASATQPAGQGNAGDVNITVTGAVDISGTRGIFPSGIRSDVETGTVGNGGNIVIDSGSFSLKDGAALTTSTTGRGNAGNINIKAGQISLLNASGIYASTDGEGNGGTVNVNTNKLTIQNGSFILTDTLSNSTGRGGNITVNSTESIEIAGVSEDNNSSGLYAQTRGAGRAGDIQVTTKRLTVRDGGTISGETSSSGKAGDLTIDASELVEVIGGAPNNLFSSGIDVEVEENASGDAGNLTINTKHLVLRDGAFIAADTRENSRGNGGQLLINATDSVELIGRTADGENPTAISVDVINGGTGNAGNLTINTQRLVIQDGAQVTAKNFGSGQPGQIIINAGESVEVIGGKDTLTLINAVAGPDATGKPADIRINTKRLLLQDGGQIAALTFGKIDGGNIQINATDSIEISSQVFDSDSFLFPQSGILVLSAPFTDGLSSRGGDIKIQTGNLNIRNNGQISATAIGIAGDIDITAAKVTLDNGGEISAESASGNGGNINLNVSDLLLLRRGAQISTTAGTAQAGGDGGNININAKFIVAIPKENSDITANAFTGNGGNINITSRGIFGIEPRPRLTEQSDITASSEFGLAGNINIVSPDNSSIINAFALRPDYLIDTDALLARSCVVRAHKIYRDTFYILGGGALRYTPGSVIPSTYPTNDIRNVADDNHRAWKKGDPIIEPTGVYQLADGRLVLSRECH, encoded by the coding sequence AATCATCACGAATCTTACAGAATTTTCAAGGGCTACCAGTCGAAGTAATTACAGGTGGCGCAACTCGCGGAATTAACTTGTTTCACAGTTTGCGAGAATTCAACGTCAGCGAGGGACGGGGCGCTTATTTTTTTAGTCCTAGCGCAGATATTCAGAATATTTTGGCACGGGTGACGGGTACAAATCGCTCGGAAATATTAGGAACACTAGGAACATTTGGTGAATCGCAGCCCAATTTATTTTTGATTAATCCCAACGGAATTTTGTTTGGACAGAATGCGAGTTTAGATGTAGAAGGTTCCTTTATCGGGACAACAGCGAACGGGGTAAAGTTTGAGAACCAGGGAGAATTTAGCGCGACTAATCCCGAAGCTGTACCATTGTTGACGATTAATCCTTCCGCGTTGTTTATGAATCGGATTAATCAAAGTGCCACAATCACTAATCAATCGCAAGCATTCGCTGGAAGCAATCCATCAGGCGGAGATTCCTATGGTTTAAGAGTTCCAGATGGTCAAAGTTTGCTGCTTGTAGGCGGTAATATCCTCATGGATGGCGGTGCTTTAAGAGCTTACAGCGGAAGAGTTGAATTAGGTGGATTAGCTTCTCCCGGAACAGTTAATCTACTCTCAGATGGCAATAATTTGAGCTTGGGTTTTCCAGAAAACTCAGCATTCTCAGATGTCTTCCTAACCAATGAAGCTAGCATACGTGTAGAAGGTAGCGTTGGAGGTAGTATTACCATCAATGCACGCAATTTAGATGTTTTGCAAGGAAGTATGCTCAGTGCTGGTATTGGGTTTGGTTTAGGTACAGTCGATAGTCAGTCTGGAGATATTACACTCAATGCAGCAGAGAAAATTCAAGTCGGGCAATCAAGTAAAATTCAAAATGCCGTGGCTCCCTTTGCTACAGGAAAAAGTGGCAATATAAACATTACAACTGGTTCTTTATCTTTTACAGATGGTGCAAATCTGTTTACTAGCTCCTTTGGACAGGGGAATGCAGGAGATGTAACAGTGCGTGCTAGAGATTCTGTTTCCCTTACAGGCACTAATACTGGTATTAGCAGTACCTTAGAATCGGGTAGTGTGGGTAAGGGTGGAAATATTAATATCAACGCCTCTTCCTTGCTAATTACCGATAGCGCTGAACTGCAAACCTTAGTTCGTCGAGCCTTACAAACCCAACCAGCAGCAAGAGGAGATGCAGGTAATGTCAATATTAAAGTAACTGGTGCTGTTGATATTGCTGGGGGTGGGATTTTTAGTAACTTAGAACCAGGAACAGTCGGCAGTGGGGGTAATATTACCATCGATTCTGGTTCATTCTCATTACGAAATGATGCTACACTTTCTGCTTCAACTTTTGGGCAGGGAAATGCAGGAAATGTGACAATCAGTGCAAAAAATGCTGTTTCCCTTGTAGGTGGTGACATCTTCAGCACGATGGAAGCAGGAGGTGTGGGTAAAGGTGGCAACATTAACATCAATGCTGCTTCTTTGTCACTCACTGATGGCGCTCAACTGCTAACTGGTACTCGTGACGCATCTGCTACTCAACCAGCAGGACAGGGGAATGCAGGTGATGTCAATATTACAGTGACTGGTGCTGTTGATATTTCTGGGACGAGAGGCATATTTCCTAGTGGGATTCGCAGCGACGTAGAAACAGGAACAGTTGGCAATGGAGGTAACATTGTTATCGATTCTGGTTCATTTTCATTAAAAGATGGTGCTGCACTCACCACCTCAACCACTGGCAGAGGAAACGCAGGAAATATTAATATTAAAGCTGGACAAATATCACTATTAAATGCATCGGGAATATATGCAAGTACTGATGGTGAAGGGAATGGAGGTACAGTTAACGTTAACACCAATAAATTAACTATACAAAATGGTTCATTTATTTTGACAGATACGCTATCTAATAGCACTGGCAGAGGGGGAAATATAACTGTTAACTCCACAGAATCAATTGAAATAGCAGGAGTTTCAGAAGATAACAATTCCAGTGGCTTATATGCTCAAACGCGAGGTGCTGGAAGAGCGGGAGATATACAAGTTACAACAAAACGTTTAACAGTCCGAGATGGGGGAACTATCTCAGGGGAAACAAGCAGTAGTGGTAAAGCAGGTGATTTAACAATTGATGCATCTGAATTAGTCGAAGTTATCGGCGGCGCACCAAATAATCTATTTTCTAGTGGGATTGATGTTGAAGTGGAAGAAAATGCATCTGGAGATGCAGGAAATCTGACGATTAATACCAAGCATTTAGTATTAAGAGATGGAGCTTTTATCGCTGCTGACACAAGAGAAAATAGTAGGGGAAATGGAGGTCAGTTATTAATTAATGCAACTGACTCTGTAGAATTAATTGGCAGAACAGCAGATGGTGAAAATCCCACAGCCATTTCTGTTGATGTTATCAATGGTGGTACAGGAAATGCCGGAAATCTCACAATTAATACTCAACGCTTAGTGATTCAAGATGGCGCCCAAGTAACAGCTAAAAACTTTGGCAGTGGTCAACCAGGGCAAATTATAATTAATGCTGGCGAATCTGTTGAAGTAATTGGTGGTAAAGATACACTCACGTTAATTAATGCTGTAGCTGGCCCCGATGCTACAGGGAAACCCGCAGATATTCGCATCAATACTAAACGCTTACTTCTTCAAGATGGTGGACAAATTGCGGCGTTAACTTTCGGAAAAATAGATGGTGGTAATATACAGATTAATGCTACTGACTCTATTGAAATCAGCAGTCAAGTTTTTGATTCAGATAGCTTCTTATTTCCACAAAGCGGAATCTTAGTTCTAAGCGCACCTTTTACTGATGGTTTAAGCAGTAGAGGAGGAGATATTAAAATTCAAACAGGTAATTTGAATATCAGAAATAATGGTCAAATAAGTGCAACCGCAATAGGTATTGCTGGTGATATCGACATCACCGCTGCTAAAGTCACTCTCGACAACGGCGGAGAAATTAGCGCCGAATCTGCATCAGGTAACGGTGGTAACATCAATCTCAACGTCAGCGATTTACTCCTACTCCGTCGCGGCGCTCAAATCTCCACCACTGCAGGCACCGCCCAAGCCGGCGGTGATGGCGGTAACATTAATATCAACGCTAAATTTATCGTCGCCATACCCAAGGAAAACAGCGATATCACCGCCAATGCTTTCACGGGTAACGGTGGCAATATTAACATCACTTCACGGGGTATCTTCGGTATCGAACCCCGTCCCCGACTCACAGAGCAAAGTGACATCACCGCCAGTTCTGAGTTCGGTTTGGCGGGAAATATCAATATTGTTTCTCCTGATAACAGTTCCATAATTAACGCCTTTGCTCTGCGTCCAGATTATTTAATTGATACTGACGCTCTGCTGGCTCGCAGTTGCGTGGTTCGTGCTCATAAAATATATCGAGATACTTTCTACATCTTAGGTGGCGGCGCTTTACGCTACACTCCCGGTAGTGTCATCCCCTCAACTTATCCCACGAACGATATTAGAAATGTCGCCGATGACAATCACAGAGCTTGGAAAAAAGGCGACCCCATTATTGAACCTACGGGCGTTTATCAACTCGCTGACGGGCGATTAGTTCTTAGCCGCGAATGTCATTAG